The Athene noctua chromosome 3, bAthNoc1.hap1.1, whole genome shotgun sequence genome includes a region encoding these proteins:
- the SCYL2 gene encoding SCY1-like protein 2 isoform X3, with translation MESMLNKLKSTVTKVTADVTSAVMGNPVTREFDVGRHIASGGNGLAWKIFNGTKKSTKQEVAVFVFDKKLIDKYQKFEKDQIIDSLKRGVQQLTRLRHPRLLTVQHPLEESRDCLAFCTEPICASLANVLGSWDNLPSPLPSDIKEYKLYDVETKYGLLQVSEGLSFLHSSVKMVHGNITPENIILNKSGAWKIMGFDFCIQSTNPSEQEPKFPCKEWDPNLPSLCLPNPEYLAPEYILSVSCETASDMYSLGAVMYAVFNKGKPIFEVNKQDIYKSFSRQLDQLSRLSSNTLQNIPEEVREHVKLLLNVAPAVRPDADQMTKIPFFDDVGAMTLQYFDSLFQRDNLQKSQFFKGLPKVLPKLPKRVIIQRILPCLTSEFVNPDMVPFVLPNVLLIAEECTKEEYIRLILPDLGPVFKQQEPIQILLIFLQKMDLLLTKTPPDEIKNSVLPMVYRALEAPSIQIQELCLNIIPTFANLIDYPSMKNSLIPRIKNACLQTSSLAVRVNSLVCLGKILEYLDKWFVLDDILPFLQQIPSKEPAVLMGILGIYKCTFTHKKLGITKEQLAGKVLPHLIPLSIENNLNLNQFNSFICVIKDMLNRLEAEHKTKLEQLHVMQEQQKSLDIANQMSASEEARSNSTSNQASLTLEEKQKLAKEQEQAQKLKSQQPLKPQATAITPPVKQTKDLTDTLIDNMSSLTSHSINKAKVASSNSFASVPSMGVGMGFSSPIDNTKRNITNGLNTNMGFQTAGFSMGAGPTTQNFFSGPSATGATKMNIVPTANMPNYSPMNAASAISPLTQQNRPPDMSALDNLFGPQKPKVSMKQLAQQKSSQWVNQFVPPQGSPSAGSSVLGPPMNMIGQPGFGIQGNPFFAPQNFTQPANTMTNSSSASNDLKDLFG, from the exons GAAGTGGCTGTTTTTGTCTTTGATAAAAAGCTAATAGACAAGTATCAAAAATTTGAAAAGGATCAGATTATTGATTCGTTAAAACGAGGTGTTCAACAACTAACCAGGCTTCGACACCCTCGACTACTTACTGTTCAACATCCATTGGAAGAATCCAG GGATTGCTTGGCATTTTGTACAGAACCAATCTGTGCAAGTTTAGCTAATGTTCTTGGCAGCTGGGACAACCTACCTTCTCCTTTACCATCTGACATTAAAGAATACAAACTTTATGATGTGGAGACTAAATATGGTTTGCTTCAG GTTTCTGAAGGCTTGTCATTTTTGCACAGCAGTGTGAAAATGGTCCATGGAAATATTACTcctgaaaatataattttgaataaGAGTGGAGCATGGAAAATTATGGGCTTTGATTTTTGTATCCAGTCAACAAATCCATCTGAACAGGAG CCAAAGTTCCCTTGTAAGGAGTGGGATCCAAACTTGCCATCCTTGTGTCTTCCAAATCCTGAATATCTGGCACCAGAATATATTCTCTCTGTGAGCTGTGAGACAGCCAGTGACATGTACTCTCTAGGAGCTGTTATGTATGCAGTGTTTAATAAAGGGAAACCAATTTTTGAGGTCAACAAGCAGGATATTTATAAAAGTTTTAGTAGACAGCTGGATCAG CTGAGCCGTTTAAGCTCCAATACTCTTCAGAATATACCAGAGGAGGTGCGTGAACATGTAAAGCTACTCTTAAATGTAGCTCCAGCAGTGAGACCAGACGCAGATCAAATGACTAAG aTACCATTCTTCGATGATGTAGGAGCAATGACACTTCAGTATTTTGATTCATTATTCCAAAGGGATAACCTTCAGAAATCACAGTTTTTTAAAGGGCTACCAAAGGTTCTGCCAAAGCTACCTAAG cgTGTTATAATTCAGCGAATTTTGCCTTGCTTGACTTCTGAATTTGTGAATCCTGATATGGTACCCTTTGTCTTGCCTAATGTTCTCCTAATTGCTGAGGAATGCACCAAAGAAGAATATATCAGGCTCATTCTGCCTGATCTTGGTCCTGTTTTTAAGCAGCAAGAACCAATCCAG ATCTTGTTGATCTTCCTGCAAAAAATGGACTTGCTTCTAACAAAGACTCCACCAGATGAAATAAAGAACAGTGTTCTACCAATGGTTTATAGAGCGTTGGAAGCACCTTCAATTCAGATCCAG GAGCTTTGCCTAAACATAATTCCTACATTTGCCAATTTAATAGATTACCCATCAATGAAAAATTCCTTAATTCCAAgaattaaaaatgcatgtttgCAAACTTCTTCTCTTGCT GTCCGGGTAAATTCACTGGTGTGCTTAGGCAAGATTTTGGAGTACTTGGATAAATGGTTTGTGCTTGATGATATTTTACCTTTTCTACAACAAATTCCATCCAAGGAACCTGCAGTGCTAATGGGAATTTTAG GTATTTACAAATGTACGTTTACTCATAAGAAGTTGGGAATTACCAAAGAACAGCTTGCAGGAAAAGTATTGCCCCATCTGATTCCACTTAGTATTGAGAACAATCTTAATCTCAATCAG TTCAATTCTTTTATTTGTGTTATAAAAGATATGCTTAACAGATTGGAGGCAGAGCATAAAACAAAACTTGAGCAACTTCATGTCATGCAAGAGCAACAGAA ATCTTTGGATATAGCTAACCAAATGAGTGCGTCTGAAGAGGCAAGATCTAATAGTACAAGTAATCAG GCATCACTTACACTTGAAGAGAAGCAAAAGTTAGCTAAAGAACAAGAACAGGCACAGAAACTTAAAAGCCAGCAACCTCTTAAGCCACAAGCAACTGCAATAACACCTCCAGTGAAGCAG ACAAAAGACTTGACAGATACCTTGATAGATAATATGTCATCTTTGACCAGCCATTCTATCAACAAAGCTAAAGTTGCGTCTTCTAACAGCTTCGCTTCTGTCCCTTCTATGGGTGTTGGAATGGGGTTTTCATCACCTATTGACAACACAAAGAGAAATATAACAAATGGACTAAATACTAATATGGGTTTTCAAACTGCTGGATTCAGTATGGGAGCTGGTCCCACAACTCAGAATTTCTTCAGTGGTCCAAGTGCAACAGGAGCGACCAAGATGAACATTGTACCAACTGCCAATATGCCAAATTACAGTCCTATGAATGCTGCATCTGCAATCTCTCCACTGACACAACAGAACAGACCTCCAGATATGTCTGCTTTAGATAATCTTTTTGGTCCTCAAAAACCCAAAGTTAGTATGAAACAGTTGGCTCAACAGAAATCAAGCCAGTGGGTTAACCAGTTTGTACCCCCACAAGGGTCCCCAAGTGCGGGCAGTTCGGTCTTGGGACCTCCGATGAACATGATAGGACAGCCTGGCTTTGGTATACAGGGTAATCCTTTCTTTGCTCCTCAGAACTTTACACAACCAGCAAACACAATGACAAACAGCAGCTCAGCTAGTAATGACTTAAAAGATCTTTTTGGgtaa
- the SCYL2 gene encoding SCY1-like protein 2 isoform X2: MESMLNKLKSTVTKVTADVTSAVMGNPVTREFDVGRHIASGGNGLAWKIFNGTKKSTKQEVAVFVFDKKLIDKYQKFEKDQIIDSLKRGVQQLTRLRHPRLLTVQHPLEESRDCLAFCTEPICASLANVLGSWDNLPSPLPSDIKEYKLYDVETKYGLLQVSEGLSFLHSSVKMVHGNITPENIILNKSGAWKIMGFDFCIQSTNPSEQEPKFPCKEWDPNLPSLCLPNPEYLAPEYILSVSCETASDMYSLGAVMYAVFNKGKPIFEVNKQDIYKSFSRQLDQLSRLSSNTLQNIPEEVREHVKLLLNVAPAVRPDADQMTKIPFFDDVGAMTLQYFDSLFQRDNLQKSQFFKGLPKVLPKLPKRVIIQRILPCLTSEFVNPDMVPFVLPNVLLIAEECTKEEYIRLILPDLGPVFKQQEPIQASNMILLIFLQKMDLLLTKTPPDEIKNSVLPMVYRALEAPSIQIQELCLNIIPTFANLIDYPSMKNSLIPRIKNACLQTSSLAVRVNSLVCLGKILEYLDKWFVLDDILPFLQQIPSKEPAVLMGILGIYKCTFTHKKLGITKEQLAGKVLPHLIPLSIENNLNLNQFNSFICVIKDMLNRLEAEHKTKLEQLHVMQEQQKSLDIANQMSASEEARSNSTSNQIDKVFNTSGTDLLTSGSDSKENEMSSKQKKASLTLEEKQKLAKEQEQAQKLKSQQPLKPQATAITPPVKQTKDLTDTLIDNMSSLTSHSINKAKVASSNSFASVPSMGVGMGFSSPIDNTKRNITNGLNTNMGFQTAGFSMGAGPTTQNFFSGPSATGATKMNIVPTANMPNYSPMNAASAISPLTQQNRPPDMSALDNLFGPQKPKVSMKQLAQQKSSQWVNQFVPPQGSPSAGSSVLGPPMNMIGQPGFGIQGNPFFAPQNFTQPANTMTNSSSASNDLKDLFG; this comes from the exons GAAGTGGCTGTTTTTGTCTTTGATAAAAAGCTAATAGACAAGTATCAAAAATTTGAAAAGGATCAGATTATTGATTCGTTAAAACGAGGTGTTCAACAACTAACCAGGCTTCGACACCCTCGACTACTTACTGTTCAACATCCATTGGAAGAATCCAG GGATTGCTTGGCATTTTGTACAGAACCAATCTGTGCAAGTTTAGCTAATGTTCTTGGCAGCTGGGACAACCTACCTTCTCCTTTACCATCTGACATTAAAGAATACAAACTTTATGATGTGGAGACTAAATATGGTTTGCTTCAG GTTTCTGAAGGCTTGTCATTTTTGCACAGCAGTGTGAAAATGGTCCATGGAAATATTACTcctgaaaatataattttgaataaGAGTGGAGCATGGAAAATTATGGGCTTTGATTTTTGTATCCAGTCAACAAATCCATCTGAACAGGAG CCAAAGTTCCCTTGTAAGGAGTGGGATCCAAACTTGCCATCCTTGTGTCTTCCAAATCCTGAATATCTGGCACCAGAATATATTCTCTCTGTGAGCTGTGAGACAGCCAGTGACATGTACTCTCTAGGAGCTGTTATGTATGCAGTGTTTAATAAAGGGAAACCAATTTTTGAGGTCAACAAGCAGGATATTTATAAAAGTTTTAGTAGACAGCTGGATCAG CTGAGCCGTTTAAGCTCCAATACTCTTCAGAATATACCAGAGGAGGTGCGTGAACATGTAAAGCTACTCTTAAATGTAGCTCCAGCAGTGAGACCAGACGCAGATCAAATGACTAAG aTACCATTCTTCGATGATGTAGGAGCAATGACACTTCAGTATTTTGATTCATTATTCCAAAGGGATAACCTTCAGAAATCACAGTTTTTTAAAGGGCTACCAAAGGTTCTGCCAAAGCTACCTAAG cgTGTTATAATTCAGCGAATTTTGCCTTGCTTGACTTCTGAATTTGTGAATCCTGATATGGTACCCTTTGTCTTGCCTAATGTTCTCCTAATTGCTGAGGAATGCACCAAAGAAGAATATATCAGGCTCATTCTGCCTGATCTTGGTCCTGTTTTTAAGCAGCAAGAACCAATCCAG GCAAGCAACATG ATCTTGTTGATCTTCCTGCAAAAAATGGACTTGCTTCTAACAAAGACTCCACCAGATGAAATAAAGAACAGTGTTCTACCAATGGTTTATAGAGCGTTGGAAGCACCTTCAATTCAGATCCAG GAGCTTTGCCTAAACATAATTCCTACATTTGCCAATTTAATAGATTACCCATCAATGAAAAATTCCTTAATTCCAAgaattaaaaatgcatgtttgCAAACTTCTTCTCTTGCT GTCCGGGTAAATTCACTGGTGTGCTTAGGCAAGATTTTGGAGTACTTGGATAAATGGTTTGTGCTTGATGATATTTTACCTTTTCTACAACAAATTCCATCCAAGGAACCTGCAGTGCTAATGGGAATTTTAG GTATTTACAAATGTACGTTTACTCATAAGAAGTTGGGAATTACCAAAGAACAGCTTGCAGGAAAAGTATTGCCCCATCTGATTCCACTTAGTATTGAGAACAATCTTAATCTCAATCAG TTCAATTCTTTTATTTGTGTTATAAAAGATATGCTTAACAGATTGGAGGCAGAGCATAAAACAAAACTTGAGCAACTTCATGTCATGCAAGAGCAACAGAA ATCTTTGGATATAGCTAACCAAATGAGTGCGTCTGAAGAGGCAAGATCTAATAGTACAAGTAATCAG ATTGACAAGGTATTTAATACTAGTGGAACTGATCTTTTAACTAGTGGATCTGATAGTAAAGAGAATGAGATGTcatcaaaacagaaaaag GCATCACTTACACTTGAAGAGAAGCAAAAGTTAGCTAAAGAACAAGAACAGGCACAGAAACTTAAAAGCCAGCAACCTCTTAAGCCACAAGCAACTGCAATAACACCTCCAGTGAAGCAG ACAAAAGACTTGACAGATACCTTGATAGATAATATGTCATCTTTGACCAGCCATTCTATCAACAAAGCTAAAGTTGCGTCTTCTAACAGCTTCGCTTCTGTCCCTTCTATGGGTGTTGGAATGGGGTTTTCATCACCTATTGACAACACAAAGAGAAATATAACAAATGGACTAAATACTAATATGGGTTTTCAAACTGCTGGATTCAGTATGGGAGCTGGTCCCACAACTCAGAATTTCTTCAGTGGTCCAAGTGCAACAGGAGCGACCAAGATGAACATTGTACCAACTGCCAATATGCCAAATTACAGTCCTATGAATGCTGCATCTGCAATCTCTCCACTGACACAACAGAACAGACCTCCAGATATGTCTGCTTTAGATAATCTTTTTGGTCCTCAAAAACCCAAAGTTAGTATGAAACAGTTGGCTCAACAGAAATCAAGCCAGTGGGTTAACCAGTTTGTACCCCCACAAGGGTCCCCAAGTGCGGGCAGTTCGGTCTTGGGACCTCCGATGAACATGATAGGACAGCCTGGCTTTGGTATACAGGGTAATCCTTTCTTTGCTCCTCAGAACTTTACACAACCAGCAAACACAATGACAAACAGCAGCTCAGCTAGTAATGACTTAAAAGATCTTTTTGGgtaa
- the SCYL2 gene encoding SCY1-like protein 2 isoform X1 gives MESMLNKLKSTVTKVTADVTSAVMGNPVTREFDVGRHIASGGNGLAWKIFNGTKKSTKQEVAVFVFDKKLIDKYQKFEKDQIIDSLKRGVQQLTRLRHPRLLTVQHPLEESRDCLAFCTEPICASLANVLGSWDNLPSPLPSDIKEYKLYDVETKYGLLQVSEGLSFLHSSVKMVHGNITPENIILNKSGAWKIMGFDFCIQSTNPSEQEPKFPCKEWDPNLPSLCLPNPEYLAPEYILSVSCETASDMYSLGAVMYAVFNKGKPIFEVNKQDIYKSFSRQLDQLSRLSSNTLQNIPEEVREHVKLLLNVAPAVRPDADQMTKIPFFDDVGAMTLQYFDSLFQRDNLQKSQFFKGLPKVLPKLPKRVIIQRILPCLTSEFVNPDMVPFVLPNVLLIAEECTKEEYIRLILPDLGPVFKQQEPIQILLIFLQKMDLLLTKTPPDEIKNSVLPMVYRALEAPSIQIQELCLNIIPTFANLIDYPSMKNSLIPRIKNACLQTSSLAVRVNSLVCLGKILEYLDKWFVLDDILPFLQQIPSKEPAVLMGILGIYKCTFTHKKLGITKEQLAGKVLPHLIPLSIENNLNLNQFNSFICVIKDMLNRLEAEHKTKLEQLHVMQEQQKSLDIANQMSASEEARSNSTSNQIDKVFNTSGTDLLTSGSDSKENEMSSKQKKASLTLEEKQKLAKEQEQAQKLKSQQPLKPQATAITPPVKQTKDLTDTLIDNMSSLTSHSINKAKVASSNSFASVPSMGVGMGFSSPIDNTKRNITNGLNTNMGFQTAGFSMGAGPTTQNFFSGPSATGATKMNIVPTANMPNYSPMNAASAISPLTQQNRPPDMSALDNLFGPQKPKVSMKQLAQQKSSQWVNQFVPPQGSPSAGSSVLGPPMNMIGQPGFGIQGNPFFAPQNFTQPANTMTNSSSASNDLKDLFG, from the exons GAAGTGGCTGTTTTTGTCTTTGATAAAAAGCTAATAGACAAGTATCAAAAATTTGAAAAGGATCAGATTATTGATTCGTTAAAACGAGGTGTTCAACAACTAACCAGGCTTCGACACCCTCGACTACTTACTGTTCAACATCCATTGGAAGAATCCAG GGATTGCTTGGCATTTTGTACAGAACCAATCTGTGCAAGTTTAGCTAATGTTCTTGGCAGCTGGGACAACCTACCTTCTCCTTTACCATCTGACATTAAAGAATACAAACTTTATGATGTGGAGACTAAATATGGTTTGCTTCAG GTTTCTGAAGGCTTGTCATTTTTGCACAGCAGTGTGAAAATGGTCCATGGAAATATTACTcctgaaaatataattttgaataaGAGTGGAGCATGGAAAATTATGGGCTTTGATTTTTGTATCCAGTCAACAAATCCATCTGAACAGGAG CCAAAGTTCCCTTGTAAGGAGTGGGATCCAAACTTGCCATCCTTGTGTCTTCCAAATCCTGAATATCTGGCACCAGAATATATTCTCTCTGTGAGCTGTGAGACAGCCAGTGACATGTACTCTCTAGGAGCTGTTATGTATGCAGTGTTTAATAAAGGGAAACCAATTTTTGAGGTCAACAAGCAGGATATTTATAAAAGTTTTAGTAGACAGCTGGATCAG CTGAGCCGTTTAAGCTCCAATACTCTTCAGAATATACCAGAGGAGGTGCGTGAACATGTAAAGCTACTCTTAAATGTAGCTCCAGCAGTGAGACCAGACGCAGATCAAATGACTAAG aTACCATTCTTCGATGATGTAGGAGCAATGACACTTCAGTATTTTGATTCATTATTCCAAAGGGATAACCTTCAGAAATCACAGTTTTTTAAAGGGCTACCAAAGGTTCTGCCAAAGCTACCTAAG cgTGTTATAATTCAGCGAATTTTGCCTTGCTTGACTTCTGAATTTGTGAATCCTGATATGGTACCCTTTGTCTTGCCTAATGTTCTCCTAATTGCTGAGGAATGCACCAAAGAAGAATATATCAGGCTCATTCTGCCTGATCTTGGTCCTGTTTTTAAGCAGCAAGAACCAATCCAG ATCTTGTTGATCTTCCTGCAAAAAATGGACTTGCTTCTAACAAAGACTCCACCAGATGAAATAAAGAACAGTGTTCTACCAATGGTTTATAGAGCGTTGGAAGCACCTTCAATTCAGATCCAG GAGCTTTGCCTAAACATAATTCCTACATTTGCCAATTTAATAGATTACCCATCAATGAAAAATTCCTTAATTCCAAgaattaaaaatgcatgtttgCAAACTTCTTCTCTTGCT GTCCGGGTAAATTCACTGGTGTGCTTAGGCAAGATTTTGGAGTACTTGGATAAATGGTTTGTGCTTGATGATATTTTACCTTTTCTACAACAAATTCCATCCAAGGAACCTGCAGTGCTAATGGGAATTTTAG GTATTTACAAATGTACGTTTACTCATAAGAAGTTGGGAATTACCAAAGAACAGCTTGCAGGAAAAGTATTGCCCCATCTGATTCCACTTAGTATTGAGAACAATCTTAATCTCAATCAG TTCAATTCTTTTATTTGTGTTATAAAAGATATGCTTAACAGATTGGAGGCAGAGCATAAAACAAAACTTGAGCAACTTCATGTCATGCAAGAGCAACAGAA ATCTTTGGATATAGCTAACCAAATGAGTGCGTCTGAAGAGGCAAGATCTAATAGTACAAGTAATCAG ATTGACAAGGTATTTAATACTAGTGGAACTGATCTTTTAACTAGTGGATCTGATAGTAAAGAGAATGAGATGTcatcaaaacagaaaaag GCATCACTTACACTTGAAGAGAAGCAAAAGTTAGCTAAAGAACAAGAACAGGCACAGAAACTTAAAAGCCAGCAACCTCTTAAGCCACAAGCAACTGCAATAACACCTCCAGTGAAGCAG ACAAAAGACTTGACAGATACCTTGATAGATAATATGTCATCTTTGACCAGCCATTCTATCAACAAAGCTAAAGTTGCGTCTTCTAACAGCTTCGCTTCTGTCCCTTCTATGGGTGTTGGAATGGGGTTTTCATCACCTATTGACAACACAAAGAGAAATATAACAAATGGACTAAATACTAATATGGGTTTTCAAACTGCTGGATTCAGTATGGGAGCTGGTCCCACAACTCAGAATTTCTTCAGTGGTCCAAGTGCAACAGGAGCGACCAAGATGAACATTGTACCAACTGCCAATATGCCAAATTACAGTCCTATGAATGCTGCATCTGCAATCTCTCCACTGACACAACAGAACAGACCTCCAGATATGTCTGCTTTAGATAATCTTTTTGGTCCTCAAAAACCCAAAGTTAGTATGAAACAGTTGGCTCAACAGAAATCAAGCCAGTGGGTTAACCAGTTTGTACCCCCACAAGGGTCCCCAAGTGCGGGCAGTTCGGTCTTGGGACCTCCGATGAACATGATAGGACAGCCTGGCTTTGGTATACAGGGTAATCCTTTCTTTGCTCCTCAGAACTTTACACAACCAGCAAACACAATGACAAACAGCAGCTCAGCTAGTAATGACTTAAAAGATCTTTTTGGgtaa